A region of Paenibacillus sp. JNUCC-31 DNA encodes the following proteins:
- a CDS encoding response regulator transcription factor has protein sequence MAKILVVDDEPAILSLIRNALIADQHLVTLVSDPKQVRQTDLGVYDLILLDVMMPGVDGFTLCREIRAAVDCPILFLTAKTQEADLMYGLGLGADDYIMKPFGIGALRARINAHLRREIRERRNVLYLDNVRFNLSGKELFVLEDKVPLTKSEYEICEFLARSRGQVFSKEHIYEGVFGYDGASDSSAITEHVKNIRAKLSKCGIDAIETIWGIGYKWKL, from the coding sequence TGACGAACCCGCCATTCTGTCGTTGATCCGTAACGCGCTTATTGCAGATCAGCATCTGGTAACATTAGTCTCCGATCCCAAACAGGTACGTCAGACTGACCTTGGGGTGTATGATCTTATTTTGCTGGATGTGATGATGCCGGGGGTGGACGGCTTTACCCTTTGCCGGGAGATCCGTGCCGCTGTGGATTGTCCAATCCTTTTTTTAACGGCCAAAACGCAGGAAGCGGATCTGATGTACGGATTAGGGCTGGGAGCAGATGATTATATTATGAAACCCTTCGGGATAGGTGCGCTGAGAGCACGGATTAACGCACACCTTAGGCGGGAAATCAGGGAGCGGCGGAATGTTCTGTACCTGGACAATGTACGCTTCAACCTCTCCGGTAAAGAGCTGTTTGTCCTAGAAGACAAGGTACCTCTAACCAAAAGCGAATACGAAATTTGCGAGTTTCTGGCCCGTAGTCGCGGACAGGTATTCTCCAAAGAACATATTTATGAAGGAGTCTTTGGATATGATGGAGCAAGCGACAGCAGTGCTATTACGGAACATGTCAAAAACATCCGTGCCAAGCTAAGCAAATGCGGAATCGACGCCATTGAGACCATCTGGGGGATCGGATATAAGTGGAAACTGTAA
- a CDS encoding HAMP domain-containing sensor histidine kinase — protein sequence METVKRIKTVRLRTFFLQYLLFLSLGTILLLGVLLGLFALSLASNAVLPANYVEKEIAAFTDRLLSSPAVTPDMVPELLDYAVFTSKGELLNGNMSHDKALHLWEMTQQSDNQGYNFYKTAQRGQEVWIFRYSLTPQYASSLLRNYLPNPQLLGVLFFIFGILLQAALLAALFGKRLSQKMAGLVEATENIQRENLEFTVKPSGITEIDDVLASLDRMKKALHASLNQQWEMERSRREQISALAHDIKTPLTVVRGNAELLQETAQNEFQREYNGYILRSAEDIESFVQEVIDLSSMQSRLSRQKAPVPVAAIIEELELQLKALSASKNLYTSVQKESLPPFLFIDQELLQRGIINIIANAVEYTPPQGSIALLVRGDDSAVHFTVTDTGNGFSPADLKDAAKQFYRGDQSRKSSNHHHGMGLYIAQSAAQEHKGSLSLDNVSPSGGAKVTVSIPVVAAETTEKVVSR from the coding sequence GTGGAAACTGTAAAACGAATCAAAACCGTGCGCCTTCGCACCTTTTTCCTGCAATATCTTCTGTTCCTAAGTTTGGGGACGATCCTGCTGCTGGGGGTATTGCTTGGGTTGTTTGCACTGTCCCTTGCTTCAAACGCCGTGCTGCCTGCCAATTATGTTGAGAAGGAAATTGCTGCGTTCACGGATCGTCTTCTCTCAAGCCCTGCTGTAACACCTGATATGGTTCCGGAATTGCTCGATTATGCAGTCTTCACCAGTAAAGGAGAGCTCCTCAACGGCAATATGAGTCATGACAAGGCATTACATCTCTGGGAAATGACGCAGCAAAGCGATAATCAGGGTTATAATTTCTATAAAACGGCCCAACGTGGTCAAGAGGTCTGGATATTTCGTTATAGCCTAACGCCGCAATATGCATCATCCTTGCTGCGCAACTATCTGCCGAATCCTCAGCTATTGGGAGTCCTGTTCTTTATCTTCGGTATTCTGCTCCAGGCCGCATTACTCGCTGCCCTGTTCGGCAAAAGGCTCTCGCAGAAAATGGCTGGATTGGTAGAAGCGACAGAGAACATCCAACGAGAGAATCTTGAGTTCACAGTCAAGCCCAGTGGGATCACCGAAATCGACGATGTATTGGCCTCACTGGATCGGATGAAGAAAGCTCTGCATGCTTCGCTCAACCAACAGTGGGAGATGGAGCGTTCCCGCAGAGAACAAATTTCCGCTCTGGCCCATGATATCAAGACACCACTTACCGTTGTCCGCGGAAATGCCGAGCTCTTGCAGGAGACGGCTCAGAACGAGTTCCAGCGAGAGTACAACGGATATATCCTCCGCAGTGCCGAGGACATAGAGTCCTTCGTGCAGGAGGTCATTGATTTATCCAGCATGCAATCCAGATTATCTCGCCAGAAAGCACCTGTCCCTGTAGCAGCGATTATTGAAGAATTAGAGTTACAGTTAAAGGCTCTCTCCGCCAGCAAAAATCTGTATACGTCTGTCCAGAAGGAGAGTCTACCGCCATTCCTCTTCATAGATCAGGAGCTGCTTCAGCGGGGAATCATCAACATCATCGCGAATGCAGTCGAGTATACACCTCCACAAGGGAGTATTGCCTTGCTGGTTCGGGGCGACGACTCAGCCGTCCATTTTACAGTCACAGATACAGGAAATGGCTTCTCCCCAGCCGATCTGAAAGATGCAGCTAAACAGTTCTACAGAGGAGATCAGAGCCGAAAGTCCAGCAATCATCATCACGGGATGGGGCTGTATATTGCCCAATCCGCAGCCCAGGAGCATAAGGGAAGTTTAAGCCTAGACAATGTATCTCCCTCCGGCGGAGCGAAAGTGACGGTGAGTATCCCTGTTGTCGCTGCGGAAACGACGGAGAAGGTTGTCAGCAGGTAG
- a CDS encoding YceI family protein, with protein sequence MSSIKWEVDPDHSSVEFSVAHLMINKIKGAFEHFEAILSFDPNDVTTMGIQASIEANSITTRQRQRDEHLRSEDFFHAAKYPVITFQSTSCVLAGERQYELAGNLTLHGVTKPVTFHTVFEGFNQDPRGRERVGFHSTARIERNEFGLTFNSPLETGGIVVGNEVSIELYIEAIKVI encoded by the coding sequence ATGAGCAGTATCAAATGGGAAGTGGATCCGGACCACAGCTCTGTTGAGTTTTCAGTGGCGCATTTAATGATCAATAAAATCAAAGGAGCATTCGAGCATTTCGAAGCGATCCTAAGTTTTGACCCCAACGATGTAACAACCATGGGCATCCAGGCTTCCATAGAAGCAAATAGTATTACAACTCGCCAGCGGCAACGAGATGAACACCTGAGAAGTGAAGACTTCTTTCATGCTGCCAAATATCCAGTCATCACGTTTCAAAGCACCAGCTGCGTCCTTGCTGGCGAACGGCAATATGAACTTGCAGGTAATCTGACGCTCCATGGAGTAACAAAACCTGTTACTTTTCATACTGTTTTTGAAGGGTTTAATCAAGACCCTCGTGGCCGGGAACGTGTAGGATTTCATTCAACAGCCCGTATTGAACGCAATGAATTTGGTTTGACCTTCAACTCACCTTTGGAAACGGGTGGAATTGTCGTCGGAAATGAAGTGAGCATCGAGCTTTATATCGAAGCAATCAAAGTAATTTAG